In the genome of Desulfovibrio aminophilus DSM 12254, one region contains:
- a CDS encoding tetratricopeptide repeat protein — MPNPFNTLGIRLRKEGDFEGALHAYMKAVALTPRDENVYFNIAKAYHLTARFEEAGEYVKKALVLNPCFAEARNLHKRIFGAEFITPAGTAAPLPQPGDNRPAAAMDSDSPGFAAPFGGS, encoded by the coding sequence GTGCCCAACCCCTTCAATACCCTGGGCATACGGCTGCGCAAGGAGGGGGACTTCGAGGGCGCGCTGCATGCCTACATGAAGGCCGTCGCGCTGACCCCGCGCGACGAAAACGTCTACTTCAACATCGCCAAGGCCTACCATCTCACCGCCCGCTTCGAGGAGGCCGGGGAGTACGTGAAGAAGGCCCTGGTCCTCAATCCCTGTTTCGCCGAGGCCAGGAACCTGCACAAGCGCATCTTCGGCGCGGAGTTCATCACCCCGGCCGGAACCGCCGCCCCGCTCCCCCAGCCCGGCGACAACCGCCCCGCCGCCGCCATGGACTCCGACTCCCCCGGCTTCGCCGCCCCCTTCGGGGGTTCATAG
- a CDS encoding YaiI/YqxD family protein, translating into MSGGDGRARRIWVDADACPGPIAEILYRAARRLKIHLTMVANKALHPPESEYLHALRVQKGFDVVDDVIAESVAPGDLVVTADIPLAARIVDKGALGLNPRGEIYTPENIRGRLAVRDLLYELRESGVNTGGPAPLSARDRNTFANHLDQLLGRGFAPL; encoded by the coding sequence ATGAGCGGCGGCGACGGCCGCGCCCGGCGCATCTGGGTGGACGCCGACGCCTGCCCGGGCCCCATCGCGGAAATCCTCTATCGCGCGGCCCGGCGGCTGAAGATTCATCTCACCATGGTGGCCAACAAGGCCCTGCATCCGCCGGAGTCGGAGTATCTGCACGCCCTGCGGGTGCAAAAGGGCTTCGACGTGGTGGACGACGTCATCGCCGAAAGCGTGGCCCCCGGCGACCTGGTCGTCACCGCCGACATCCCCCTGGCCGCGCGGATCGTGGACAAGGGCGCGCTGGGCCTCAACCCCAGGGGCGAAATCTACACCCCCGAGAACATCCGGGGCCGCCTGGCCGTGCGCGACCTGCTCTACGAACTGCGCGAGAGCGGGGTGAACACCGGCGGACCCGCGCCCCTCTCGGCCCGCGACCGCAACACCTTCGCCAACCACCTGGACCAACTCCTCGGGCGGGGCTTCGCCCCGTTATAG
- a CDS encoding YwbE family protein, protein MKQTASSSGTFRKNIVPGLRVLVVRKQDQRSGKTTEGVVRDILTSAAVHTRGIKVRLTSGEVGRVREILGGRE, encoded by the coding sequence ATGAAACAGACGGCTTCCTCCAGCGGCACGTTCCGCAAGAACATCGTTCCGGGCCTGCGCGTGCTCGTGGTCCGCAAGCAGGACCAGCGCAGCGGCAAGACCACCGAAGGCGTGGTCCGCGACATCCTGACCAGCGCCGCCGTGCATACGCGGGGCATCAAGGTCCGCCTGACCAGCGGCGAAGTGGGCCGGGTGCGGGAAATCCTGGGCGGCCGGGAATGA
- a CDS encoding LrgB family protein has protein sequence MTPVSLPHSPLAAGLFWSAATVALYCAARRVHRLRPSWWTSPLALAPVLIVALALALHEGYEEYNQGTRWLLTMLGPVTVAFALPIFEQREMIRRHWPVLTVGVVAGSAIAMLTAWGLASLLGLSESVRLSLMPRSVSTPFAMTVSGDIGGIPDLTAVFVVLTGVFGAALGEILLHVLPLRTSLARGALFGMGAHGAGVAQARQVGGEEGAIASLVMILAGLCNVLAAPLIALLIH, from the coding sequence GTGACGCCCGTTAGCCTGCCGCACTCCCCCCTGGCCGCCGGCCTGTTCTGGTCCGCGGCCACCGTGGCGCTCTACTGCGCGGCCCGGCGGGTCCATCGGCTCCGCCCCAGCTGGTGGACCTCGCCGCTGGCCCTGGCCCCGGTCCTCATCGTGGCCCTGGCCCTGGCCCTGCACGAGGGCTACGAGGAATACAACCAGGGCACCCGCTGGCTGCTGACCATGCTCGGCCCCGTGACCGTGGCCTTCGCCCTGCCCATTTTCGAGCAGCGCGAGATGATCCGCCGCCACTGGCCCGTGCTGACCGTGGGCGTCGTCGCGGGCAGCGCCATCGCCATGCTCACGGCCTGGGGCCTGGCCTCGCTGCTGGGCCTGTCCGAGAGCGTGCGCCTGAGCCTCATGCCGCGCTCGGTGAGCACGCCCTTCGCCATGACCGTGTCCGGCGACATCGGCGGGATTCCCGACCTGACGGCCGTCTTCGTGGTGCTCACGGGGGTCTTCGGCGCGGCCCTGGGCGAGATCCTTCTGCACGTGCTGCCCCTGCGCACGAGCCTGGCCCGGGGCGCGCTCTTCGGCATGGGCGCCCACGGCGCGGGCGTGGCCCAGGCGCGTCAGGTGGGCGGCGAGGAAGGCGCCATCGCGAGTCTGGTGATGATCCTGGCGGGCCTGTGCAACGTCCTGGCCGCCCCGCTCATCGCCTTGTTGATACACTGA
- a CDS encoding CidA/LrgA family protein: MFSRKLFLSFRLAMRHSRLLQIGLLAGFWALGELIARAAHLPIPGGVLGLAVVLLLLVSGRLHAASLRRGADWLLAEMLLFFIPAVPAVLDHQEFLGPLGLKLLAAVLAGTLLVMGGTALTVDLCCRLARRDAR; encoded by the coding sequence ATGTTTTCTCGCAAGCTGTTTCTTTCCTTCCGTCTGGCCATGCGCCACAGTCGTCTTCTCCAGATCGGCCTTCTGGCGGGTTTCTGGGCCCTGGGCGAACTCATCGCCCGGGCCGCGCATCTTCCCATCCCCGGCGGCGTGCTGGGTCTGGCCGTGGTCCTGCTCCTCCTTGTCAGCGGCCGCCTGCACGCCGCCAGCCTGCGCCGAGGCGCGGACTGGCTTTTGGCCGAAATGCTTCTCTTCTTCATCCCGGCCGTGCCCGCCGTGCTCGATCACCAGGAGTTCCTGGGCCCCCTGGGGCTCAAGCTCCTGGCCGCCGTGCTGGCCGGAACCCTGCTGGTCATGGGCGGCACGGCCCTGACCGTGGACCTTTGCTGCAGGCTGGCCCGCCGTGACGCCCGTTAG
- a CDS encoding LysR family transcriptional regulator yields the protein MELRTLRALVEVVRRGGFSQAAEALFTTQPNVSKAVRRLEDDLGVPLLERIGHQSRLTDAGRIVYRRARRMLAEGDDLLAELDELRGLQRGRLRLGLPLFGSSVLFAPIFALFRVRYPGVEISLVEHGSKRLEELLRAGEVDLAASLLPVPEEFEWQDVRAEPLVALLPGGHALTGREAVSLQELAHEPFILFEEGFLLNQVILDACSRRGFRPLVAARSGQIDFIVSLVKAGLGIALLPRLMAEQRRQEGVRHVLLDEPDTLWHMALLWRRGGYLPHAARVWLELAREAHAGAGAEK from the coding sequence ATGGAACTGCGAACCCTGCGGGCCCTGGTGGAGGTGGTGCGCCGGGGCGGCTTCTCACAGGCCGCCGAGGCCCTGTTCACCACCCAGCCCAACGTGAGCAAGGCCGTGCGCCGCCTGGAGGACGATCTGGGCGTGCCCCTGCTGGAACGCATCGGCCACCAGAGCAGACTGACGGACGCCGGTCGGATCGTTTATCGACGGGCACGACGAATGCTTGCCGAGGGCGACGATCTGCTGGCCGAGCTGGACGAGCTGCGCGGGCTCCAGCGCGGCAGGCTGCGCCTGGGCCTGCCCCTGTTCGGCAGCAGCGTGCTCTTCGCGCCCATCTTCGCCCTCTTCCGGGTCCGCTACCCGGGCGTGGAGATCAGCCTGGTGGAGCACGGCAGCAAGCGCCTGGAGGAGCTGCTGCGCGCGGGCGAGGTGGACCTGGCGGCCTCGCTCCTGCCCGTGCCCGAGGAGTTCGAGTGGCAGGACGTGCGCGCCGAGCCCCTGGTGGCCCTGCTGCCGGGCGGCCATGCCCTGACCGGGCGCGAGGCCGTGAGCCTCCAGGAACTGGCCCATGAGCCGTTCATCCTCTTCGAGGAGGGATTCCTGCTCAACCAGGTCATCCTGGACGCCTGTTCGCGCCGGGGATTCCGGCCGTTGGTCGCCGCGCGCAGCGGGCAGATCGACTTCATCGTCAGCCTGGTCAAGGCCGGGCTGGGCATCGCGCTCCTGCCCCGGCTCATGGCCGAGCAGCGCCGTCAGGAAGGGGTGCGCCACGTGCTCCTGGATGAGCCGGACACGCTCTGGCACATGGCCCTGCTCTGGCGACGGGGCGGCTACCTGCCCCACGCCGCGCGGGTCTGGCTGGAGCTGGCCCGCGAGGCCCACGCCGGGGCGGGGGCCGAGAAATAG
- a CDS encoding type I restriction enzyme HsdR N-terminal domain-containing protein: MGDVDYLQISEAIRDAIAESPKKSKRVLLKTLLKMFGHKTRQKHWVEAIQSSFSDVGILMSPLLVDLERDDWVVLSVTDPNLPVKDFTASQIDEESISNKALMNSWASSIGNKIFHSEKEVEIRFVIPLLEHLGYSEDDRADGYPVEQVVGVRKTKTEADFVLFDGANRCKDSALLVVEAKNVGKKIADHVSQARSYAMFLGTPYYLVTNGDDIRVFLYRSPIESDVEVFNSTRVELPASLNSLYNLISKQAVIAYRKKKMNL, encoded by the coding sequence ATGGGGGATGTCGACTATCTTCAAATTTCCGAAGCGATCCGCGACGCAATTGCGGAATCACCTAAGAAATCAAAAAGGGTCTTGCTGAAAACATTGCTTAAAATGTTCGGCCACAAGACACGACAAAAACATTGGGTTGAAGCCATACAATCAAGCTTTTCTGATGTCGGCATATTGATGTCTCCTCTGCTTGTTGACCTGGAGAGAGATGATTGGGTTGTCCTTTCCGTAACTGACCCGAATCTCCCAGTAAAAGATTTTACAGCTTCACAAATTGACGAAGAAAGTATTAGTAATAAGGCATTAATGAATTCGTGGGCGTCTTCGATAGGGAATAAAATTTTCCACAGCGAAAAAGAAGTCGAGATTAGATTCGTCATCCCTCTTCTTGAACATTTAGGCTATTCTGAAGATGATCGTGCTGATGGATATCCTGTTGAACAAGTCGTAGGAGTTAGAAAGACAAAAACAGAAGCAGATTTTGTTCTCTTTGATGGCGCTAATAGGTGTAAAGATAGTGCACTACTTGTTGTTGAAGCAAAAAATGTCGGGAAAAAAATAGCAGATCATGTCAGCCAGGCGAGAAGCTATGCGATGTTTCTTGGAACGCCTTATTATCTGGTGACAAATGGTGATGATATAAGAGTTTTTTTGTATAGAAGCCCAATCGAAAGTGATGTTGAAGTGTTCAACTCCACCAGGGTGGAGCTGCCAGCCTCATTGAATTCATTGTACAACTTAATTAGTAAGCAGGCAGTTATAGCCTACCGCAAGAAAAAAATGAATCTTTAA